In the genome of Metabacillus litoralis, the window CCTGTATCAATGTTTTTCTTAGGAAGTGGTGTATATGTACCATCAGGATTGTGGTTAAATTGTGAGAATACCAAGTTCCATACCTCAAGATAACGTTCATTTTCTCCACCAGGATATAACTCAGGATCTTCAGGGTCATTTCCGTATTCTTCACCACGATCATAGAAGATCTCGGTATTTGGTCCACTAGGTCCTTCACCAATATCCCAGAAGTTCCCCTCTAAACGAATAATTCTCTCTTCAGGAATACCAATTTTATCTTTCCAAATATCGAATGCTTCGTTGTCCTCAGGATGAATCGTTACTGATAATTTTTCAGGATCAAACCCAATCCAGTTTTCGTCTGTTAAGAATTCCCATGCCCATTCGATTGATTCTACCTTAAAGTAATCGCCAATTGAGAAATTACCAAGCATCTCAAAAAATGTATGATGTCTAGCAGTTTTTCCTACGTTTTCAATATCATTCGTTCGAATTGATTTTTGTGCATTACAAATTCTCGGATTTGCTGGAATCACACGACCATCGAAATATTTTTTTAATGTGGCAACCCCACTGTTAATCCAAAGTAATGTTGGATCTTCATGCGGAACTAGAGATGCACTAGGTTCAACAGTATGACCTTTCTCCTTAAAGAAGTCTAAAAACATTTGACGTACTTCTGCAGATTGTAAGTGTTTCATATGTATCCTCCTTAAAATTAGGTGTTATTTTAGAATTTTCTTAACACAAAAAACTCTCGTCTCTGTGTAAAGAATTACCTCTTTGCACAGGGACGAGAGTTAGCTCGCGGTACCACCCTGATTATGGACCAAAAGTCCATCACTTTAAAAACCGTAACGTGGTTTTGACGGCAGGTTTTTCTGCACTTAGGAATAGCTTTCAGCTGTCCTTACTCTAGAATTTCTTTCAGCCAGGGAAATTCCTCTCTTTAAAGCGGTCACAACGTACTTTTTTCCTTCATTGTTTTTTCATTATTGTACTATCGAGAATTATAGACAAGCCTTATTCAAATGTCAATGTTGTCGTCTAAATTGTGCCAGGTGAACAATAACAACCCTTAAAATGACTACAATAGGAACAGCGAGCATTAATCCTACAACACCCGCTATTTCTCCACCAGCCAATAAGGCTAACATAATGACGATTGGATGCATATGGAGGCTTTTCCCAACTATTAAGGGCCCTAGAATATTTCCTTCTATAAATTGCAGCCCAAAAATGATGATCACTACTATAATGACTGTTTTTGTTGACATTGTAGCAGCAATAATTAAGGCTGGTACCGCTCCAATCACTGGTCCAAAATAAGGGATGATATTTGTTACACCAATTAATAAGCCAAGTATTAATGGATATTTCACATGAAAAAACCAAAGAGATAAAAATGCAACTGTTCCAATGATCAAACAAACAAACAGCTGGCCACGAATATAGCTTCCTAATGAATGATCTATATCTTTTAGAAATTGAATCGCTTCATTTCTCCATCTTCGCGGGGTAAGATACCAACCAGCTTTTTTAATTTGATCATAATCTTTCAACATATAAAAAACTAAAAACGGGATAATCGCAAGAAGAAGCACATAATCAAATAAGCTCCTTAAGCTATTGATCACTCTTTCGATTGTTAATGCTAACCACTCTTCTGTCTGCTCAAACATCCGTTCAATTCGATCATGTATTCCATCTGGCCAACGGTCTGTTTGATCATGAATAGAATCAATCCATCTGTTGTAAGTTGCTGAGAACTGTGGGAAGTTTTCAGATAAATCTCGTAATTGATTAACCAATACAGGTACACCTTTATAAAAACCGTATCCTAGCAAACCAAAAAATAATAAATAAATGATTAATATTGAAATGGGTCTCGGCATTCCAGTTCGATGTAGCTTTTCTATGACCGGATGCAGTAAATATGTTATAAATGCACTAATAAGAAAAGGGATAAAAATAGCTTTAAACATTAGAAAAAACGGAGCCCAAATAGAATATAGCTTAAAAAACACAAATACTGTTAACAAGCCTAATAATAAAATGGTAATCCGCAACAACCATTTTATTTGATTGTCTCTCATAGTCACTCCCCCTCTTTCTTATTTATTGTGGAGGGTGATTACGTTTTTTATGTACAAGGTTCATGTAATCTTTAAGAAAAGAGGAGCTGACGAATTCGCCAGCTCCTTACAATTAAAACATTTTCATAACACGTTTTCTCATTTTCTTCATAGAACGATTATTCATCATGTTTGTATTACGTGATAAATGATATGCTGCTGCCCCTACACCCATAGTTATTAATGAGGTTAAAGTTCGATTCAAGACCAATCTCCCCTTTACATGCTTATTGATCGTTCATCCTCAGAAAATAAATCATCAAGTGAGCTAAGTGTCCCATCTTCCTCAACTTGATGTGTTAATATTTTTCCTTTTGAAACAGATAGTTCAATAAAGCAACTCCAGCAGTAATATTGGTTTACACCGATCTTTCCAAGGTCTTTACTTCTACAATTCGGACATGAAAACAATCTAAGCACACCTCTTTTAATAAAGTTCAATGACGATCGCATCTTTGCCAATCGATAGTGGTTCACCGGAAGCCTTAACCACCTTTTTACCTTCAGCGATGTCAGCAAAAAATCCGTCCGTCAGTTCGTATGCCTCAATTGTGTCCATTTTTTCTGAAAAATATACGTCTTCTAATAATCCAAGCTTTTCCCCTTCTTTGGTGAGAACTGCTTTATTACAAAGATCATCATAAGTGTTATACGTATATTGTTTTTTCATTTCATGTATTGATAGAAGCTTGTCTCTTTCTTCAACCATAACGCCGTTGTCTCCTACTGCATAAATTGAATCAAGAGGAACAAAGCGATCACGCTGAAAAAGGCCCTTGCCGTCCATCATAAGTCCGAGTATAAATCCCTTGGAAGATAAGCAAACATTCGTTACATGACCAAGAAGGTCCGCACTACTGCTACAATATACTGGAAGTCCCTTTAGCTTCGAAAATGTCCGCAAAGTCATCTCCACCTTTCCGAACATTTTTATATTTCGCTAGCTTCCATAAAGTCATACGGTGTAAGGTTTTCCATGCCAATATTTGCATCCTCAAGAGGGAATGGCAATTGTTTTTGTAATTCATCAAGTTCTAGATCTTTTATTTGATCCGCTCCAAGCTTTAACATTAAGCTTGTTTGTCTTTCGGAACTTTCATTATTTTTAATGCCCCACTCTAAAGCATCTAACTCCCCACATAAAACAAGAGATTTTTTACTTCTTGTTACTGCTGTATAAATTAAGTTTCGTCTTAGCATTCGATAGTATCCTTTAACAATAGGCATAATCACAATTGGAAACTCACTTCCTTGTGATTTATGAATGGAGCAACAAAAGGCATGCGTAAATTGATTAAAATCTTGTTTCGTATACGTTACTTCATTACCATCGAATGAAACTACGATCATATCTTCTTTTTCGGTATTTTCTTTTGCATAAAAAATGGATACAATCTCTCCAATATCTCCATTAAATACGTTGCTATCTGGCTGATTCACGAGCTGCAGTACTTTATCACCATTTCGGTACACAACATCCCCGAACTTCAATTCTCTTTTACCAGATGCTTTTGGATTAAAAAGCTCTTGAAGTAATTTATTTAGCTGATCAATACCAGCAGGTCCTCTATACATTGGTGCCAGGATTTGTATATCTCTCGCTGTATATCCTTTTTTCAGTGCACTTTGTATGATTTTACCTATGACTTCTTTCATCTGAACTTGTGAGCATCTAATAAACGAACGGTCCGAAGTTGGTGCCGCAATATTTTGTGGAAGTCTTCCTTCCTTTATATCGTGGGCAAGTTCAATAATAGAAGATCCCTCTGCCTGACGGTAAATATCTGTCAGACGAACCGTTGGTATCACTTGAGAGGCCAATAAATCACGAAGCACTTGACCAGGACCAACTGAAGGAAGCTGATCCTCATCGCCTACCATGATAACCTGAATTTCTTTAGGCAAAGCTTTAAATAATTGGTTGGCAATCCATATATCAACCATTGAGACCTCATCAATGATCAGAAGTTTGCCTGCAATCGGGTTTTCTTCATCGTGTTCAAAACCATCCGCACCATTCCATTTTAAAAGACGGTGAATCGTGACCGCCGGCATTCCTGTGGCTTCACTCATACGTTTTGCCGCTCTCCCTGTTGGAGCTACGAGTACAATTGGAAAAGGCTCTTCCTTTTTGTAATCTTTAGGATCAAGAGAACATCCATGTAAATCTGAATACAATTCTACAATCCCTTTTATAACGGTTGTTTTTCCTGTACCAGGGCCTCCAGTTAGTAGTAACATTGGTGACATTAGCGCCTTCTGAATAGCATCTTTTTGTGTTGGTGCATACTGCACATTCATTCTTTCCTCGAGGTTCCCCAGAGATAATAAAAATTCAGATTCAGGAAATAAATCCTCGTATTCTGTTTGATCAAGGATCTTATTAATATTTTTCACCAATCCCTGTTCAGCAAAATAGAGTGATGGAAGGTAAGCACGGTTTTCTTCAACAATCATTTTCCCCTCTTTACCTAGTGCAATGATCTCATTTGCAATATCAGACTCGTGAATGGTTTCTTTCTTAGAGTGATCAAGGAGTTCCTTTGTTTTAACAATTAGTTGCTCAGTTGTCACATAAACATGACCTTCCTGTAGGCAAAGGTGCTCGACATTGTAATGACAAGCTGCTTTAATACGTTCAGCACTTTTCCCCGAAATACCAAGGTGTTCTCCAAGCTCATCAGCGCGAACAAAACCAATTCCTTCTACATCCTGTACCAATTGATAAGGATTCTCCTGAATGATGGTTAATGTTTCATCTTGGTAAGTTTGATAGATCTTCATCGCAAGCTGTGGACCAAATCCAAACTGATTTAGCGCAATCATGATTTGCTCAAGACCTTGATGAGAAATTAGCGCATCAACCAATTGTTTTGCTTTATCTTTATTCACCTTAGGAATATCATCCAAAATGGAGGGGTTTTGTAAAATTTTCGAAATAGCGGATTCACCCAATTTTTCAACGATTGCTTCCGCTGTTTTTTTTCCGATACCTTTAAAAAGATCACTTGAAAGATATTGTATGATCCCTTCTTTTGTTTGAGGAATTTCCTTTCGAAAATGTTCGGTTTGAAATTGTAGTCCAAACTTAGGATGATTTGTAAACGACCCAAAAAAAGTGTAGGTATCATCTTCATGCAGGAGGGGAAAGTAACCAGTAACAGTTATTTCTTTATCTTCTATATCTTCACTCGTTTCATGTACTCTTACTTTTAGCACTGAATAAAGATTTTGTTCATTATGAAAGATAACAACCTTAACTAGTCCTTTGACATAGCGCTCTTTTTCTCCAAATAAATCTGCACTCTCCTGCATTTTTTTGCCTCTCCCTTCAGAGAATTTATTTCTCCATATTTCCATTCATAATTTTTAATGCATGTCCTGCCAACATATGGTCTGGCTGGATTTCTAATGCTTTATTCAGCATTTCAATTGCTTTTTCACTTTTTTCTTTAAAGGCATATGCTACTCCTATATTATAAAAAGCATCGGCATGTTGGTCGTCCAGTTCGATTACTTCTTCAAATTGCACTAGTGCCTCATCAATTAATTCAAGCTGCGCCAAGCATAAACCATACTGGAATTTTGCATCACTATCATTTTCATTTAACTCTACTGCTCGTTGAAAATAAGGAAGAGCTAAACGGTTTTGACCAAGGTTAAATAAACACATTCCTAACATAAAGTGTAAATCACCTTGATCTAGACCTTTCTTTAATGCTTGTTCATACATATTTTTTGCTTCATCATAGTTTTCTTGATTGAAGTAGACATTTCCTGCTCCATAATAAGCTGTTGCAGAATCTTCATTTATTTCAATTGCTTTTTCATAAAATTTCAATGCCTTTTCTGGTTCATTTACTGCAGAAAGAAGATTACCAAAGTTAATATAACTAATTGGGTTATTCGGTTTTTGCTCAATTGCCTCCGAGAAAAGAGTTGCTGCTTCCTCGAATTCTCCTTTTTGCATTGCTTCAATACCACGTTGATTAATATCCATCTTAATCCTTCCTTTATCTAGTATGTAGTAATATATGGGATACAGATAAAAAGGGCTGACTCATTGTGTGTCAACCCCTTCTAGTATCAGAAACATTTAGTAAACCAAAATTTTCTCCCTTACCCAACATACCATAATTTTTCACCGTTTTTGAAAACTTCATCGATTGTTCCGCCACCTAAGCATGTATCACCATCATAAAACACAACTGCTTGTCCAGGTGTTACAGCACGAATCGGTTCTTTAAATGTTACCTTAGCGGTTTTTTCATCAATCATTTTGACTGTAACTTCATTATCTTGTTGACGGTAACGGAATTTAGCTGTACATGTTAAATCAGTTACTTGTTTATCTGAAACCCAGCTCATATTTGTTGCAGTTATGCTATCAGAATATAGTAAGTCATTGTGGAAGCCTTGATCTACATATAACACATTTTTCTTTAGATCTTTACCTACAGCAAACCATGGTTCACCACTTCCACCAATTCCTAGTCCATGTCTTTGACCAATTGTATAATACATCAGTCCATCGTGTTTTCCCTTCACTTCTCCGTCAAGGGTCTTCATCATACCAGGCTGTGCAGGAAGATATCCACTTAAAAACTCTTTAAAGTTTCTTTCACCGATAAAGCAAATTCCCGTACTATCTTTCTTCGTTGCAGTAGCAAGATTAGCTTTCTTTGCCATTTCACGCACAAGAGGTTTTTCGATATCTCCTAATGGAAACATGACCTTAGACAATTGCTCTTGCCCTAATTGGTTTAAAAAATAGGTTTGATCCTTATTTTCATCAACGCCTCGCAGCATTTTATATTCGCCATCTCGATATTCCACTCTTGCATAATGACCTGTTGCTAAATAATCGGCACCAAGTGACATGGCATGTTCTAAAAATGCCTTGAATTTAATTTCTTTATTACACATCACATCAGGGTTTGGCGTTCTACCTGCTTTATATTCATCCAGAAAATATGTGAATACCTTGTCCCAATACTGCTTTTCAAAATTCACTGCATAATACGGAATACCAATTTGATTACAAACCTCAATCACATCATTATAATCCTCTGTTGCAGTACATACACCATTTTCATCTGTGTCATCCCAGTTTTTCATAAAAATTCCGATAACATCATAACCTTGCTCTTTTAAACGTAGAGCAGCAACAGATGAGTCAACTCCTCCCGACATTCCTACGACTACTCTTATATCTTTAGGATCTTTTGTCATCCATTATTCACCTCCATGTTACTCTAAGCTGTCACTCTTTTTACAATCTTTGATATTTCATAAGCAGCATATCTAATATCTTCTAAGGATACGCCCAAACCAAAACTAAAGCGAACAGAAGATATAATACGATCCGAATCCTTTCCAAACATAGATACTAATACATGAGATGGATCAACAGAACCAGCTGTGCAAGCAGAACCACTTGAAGCAGCAATACCTGCCAAATCCAGATTTACTAACAGAGACTCAATTTGAGTTTTTGGAAAGTAAATATTTAGAACGTGAGGTAAACCACTCAATTCACCATTCACTTCAAATTGTATATCATGTTCTTTAAAAATGGAGATCATTTCTTGCTTATATTTCATAAATTCTTCTCGCTTACCTTCGCGATTGGATGTAGCAATTTCTGCTGCACGACTGAATCCGCTAATTCCTGCAACATTCTCAGTACCAGCCCGTCGTTTCAGCTCCTGCTCGCCACCATATAATGAAGGCTGAAGTTTAATTCCGGCCTTTGCATATAAGAACCCAATACCTTTAGGTCCATTGATCTTATGTGCAGATGCAGTTAACAAATCTACCCCCAACTCTTGGACGTTGATTTCTTCAATACCATAAGCTTGAACAGCATCTGTGTGAAAATACGCAGGATATTCTTTTAGAAGTTTTCCTATTTCACGTACTGGCTGAATTGAACCCACTTCATTATTACCAAACATAATTGAAACAAGCACTGTTTGGTCTGTTATGTGTTGCTTGAGGTCATCTACAGAAATTAATCCACTTTCATTAACAGGAAGGTAAGTAATATCGTAACCCATTTTCTCGAGGTATTTACAAGTGTGTAGAACTGCATGATGCTCTATTTCAGTTGTTATAATATGTTTACCGATTTCTTGATTGGCAAGTGCTGTTCCGATAATAGCTAAATTATCAGCTTCTGTCCCACCACTTGTAAAAATCAATTCTCCTGGACTTGCACCAATACTATTTGCAAGCATTCTTCTTGACTCATCAAGAATTCTCCTTGCTTCTCTTCCAAAAGAATGAATACTAGACGGATTACCGAACGTATCAGTCATCACCTTCATCATTTGATCTGCAACATCAGGGTGAATAGGAGAAGTTGCAGCATGATCTAAATAAACTTTTTTCATTTCCCTACCTCCTTCCTATTAAATATCTAGTCGGTTAACAAGTTTCTAAATATAAAACATATACGGCTCTTGATCTCCGTCTGTATAGCTAGCCAAATCTTCAAGCGTTGTATTATCTAACACTTCTTTTACAGCGTCACGGATTCGAATCCAAAGCTGTCTTTTTGCAGGTTCTTCATCCTCTAATACTTCAACAGGACTTAAAGGCCCTTCAAGAACCCGAATAATATCCCCAGATGTAATATTTGAAGGCTCATCACCTAAAATATAACCACCATAAGCCCCCCTAATACTTTTTACAAGACGTGCATTTCTTAAAGGTGCAATTAATTGTTCCAAATAGTGCTCTGATAAATCATGAGCCTGTGCAATGCTTTTTAATGAAGTTGGGCCTTCACCATGCTTTCTAGCAAGCTCAATCATAATTGTTAATCCATATCGTCCTTTTGTTGATATTTTCATAATAATCCCCCTACATACCACGGTCTAGTAAACTTGTTTGAAATTGGTTCTTATTAAGTAATTTCACAAATAATAAATTAGTTGTATTCTGACAAAAAGGAATCATAACTCCTGCTACATACCCCAGTGAGATTGTCGCAATCACAGTTCCAATGAAAACAGGACCTCCTAAGAGCCATCCAATAAAAAGAACAATTACCTCAATCCATGCTCTAATAAATGTAATAGATTTTCCCGTTTTTTCAACCAGAGCTATCATTAAGCTATCTCTTGGACCTGCACCACATTTAGCAGATATATATAAACCCATTCCATAGCATAGTATGATAATTCCCATTAACAACATCATCATTTTGCCTAAAAAGAATTCAGGAGTTTTTAGAACAGGGATGTATAAAAACAAGTCAATAAATATTCCAATTGTAAACATATTGATAAAAGCCCCTACCTGCGGAAGCTTTCGCGTTAATAATGAAGCAGAAAATAAAACGAGACCACCAATCATAATTGTCCATGAACCTATTGATAACCCAAACTGTTTATAAAGTCCGATGTGTAAAACATCCCAAGCTGAAACACCTAAATCAGCTTTAATTGTTAAAACAATTCCAAACGACATAATAAACAATCCTATAAAGAAGATCGACCATTTTAACAGAAGTTCGAGAGTATTTCTTTTATAAGATTTCAACGAAGGGTCCCCCTGTATAAGTAATAAACCCTTTACTGTATAAGCAAGTGTTCAATTCATTAACTTTTACCATTAGCCATTATAGCATAGATGGTGATATTAGACACTAAAACCGACTATATCGCTAGGACATGATTTAATCTACTAGCAAAAGTATTATTGATTATTCTTCTTAAACTGCTCAAGCTTGTAGTAGATGGCTGATAATCTCTTTTCCTCACCAGCTTCCATTGGTTGGTAATATTTAGTTCCTTTTAAGTTACTTGGAAGGTATTCTTGCTGCACCCATCCGCCGAACGTTCCAATTGGGTAATCATGTGGGTATTTATATCCAACATGTCCTAACACTTTTGAGCCAGCATAATGGCCATCTCTTAAATGCATCGGGATTTCCCCTACTTTACCTGTTCGAACATCTGCGATAGCCATATCCAAAGCTTTATACGCAGAATTCGATTTAGAAGATAAACACATCTCAACAACCGCAACAGATAAAGGTATACGTGCCTCGGGAAGACCTAACCGCTCACTTGCAATGACAGCAGACAAAACATTGTTTCCGACAGCTGTATTTGCCAACCCTATATCTTCATAGGCAATCACCACTAGCCTTCTATTTACGGCTATTAGATCCCCTGTCTCAAGTAAATGAGCCAAATAGTATAAAGCTGCATCTACATCGCTACCACGAATGCTTTTTTGTAGGCTTGAAAGAAGATTATAAAAGTGAGTTCCCTTTTTATCACCATAAACACCTGTGTTACCTGTCAGATCATTAATAATAGAATCCTCTACTATATAGGTATCCCCTTCTTTAGCGGACGAGTAAACAATTGATTCTAATAAGGTTAAAGATTTTCTTGCATCCCCATTAGCACCATAAGCAATTTTTTTTACCTGCTCCTCGGATATTTGGATACTCATCATCCCTAACCCATTTTTTTCATCTTTTAACGCCCGTTGAAGAAGCAATCCAATATCATCAACAGTTAATCTTGTTAATTGCTTAATTTGTCCGCATCGGCTTCGTATCGCTGGATTTACATCATGAAATGGGTTTTCCGTTGTTGCACCAATTAAAATAATGTCACCTCGTTCTACATGAGGAAGTAAATAATCTTGTTGAGCTTTATTAAAACGATGAATTTCATCTAAAAACAAGATAACCTTTCCTGTTAAACGGGTCTCTTCTACAACAGCTTCTACATCTTTCTTTCCTGCTGTTGTCGCGTTTAATGCTATAAAAGGTATGCTAGTCGTACCTGCAATGGCAAAAGCTATTGACGTTTTTCCAACCCCTGGCTCTCCATACAATAACATGGATGGAACATATCCGTTTTTGATCATTTTATATAAACTTGTTTTTTCACCAATGATATCTTTTTGTCCTACAACCTCATCAATTGATTTCGGTCTCATTCGAAAAGCAAGTGGCTCTCCATTCACTTTAAAACCCCCAGTACAATTCTAATTTAATTATATATGGAATCTTGATGTAAAGAAATAAAAGGAGTTCAGTGTTATAAGCATTCCTAAGAATGAAATATGAATCTATGAACTCGAATAAGTATGAGTTTCTAGGAAATAATAAGATAAGTAACGAACATGTTAAAACGAGTAACTCGAAGGAGGTTATCGTGAAAAATAGACATGATGCGTGGACCCACGAAGAAGATATGCTTCTAGCAAAAACGGTAGTAAAACATATAAAGGATGGTAGTACTCAAACTGCCGCGTTTAATGAGATCTCGGATAAAATAAACCGGACACCTGCGGCATGCAGCTATCGTTGGAATGCAGAGGTTCGAAAAGAATATGCGCATGACATTGAATTAGCAAAAAAGAAATATAAGGAAAATAAACGCAAATTAAATCAACATAACAATAAAACTTCAAGCAATAAGCCCAATGAAGACCCTAACTTATTGGTGAGAGCAAAAAGGGTACAAACTCAAAGTGAGTTTATTAATATTAATGACTGTATTATCTATCTAAATCAATTAAATAACATGCCTGAAAGCTATTCTTCACTGAAAGAAGAAAATAACCATTTACAAAAAGAAAAACAAGCGTTATATAAAAAAAATCAAGAGCTAGTGGACAGATATGAAAAACTAATAGAGCGGAAACATAAATTAGAAGAAGAATATAAAGTGCTGATGGTTTTAATTCAACATGCACAAAATACATCGGAAGAAGATCTAAAAATGGAATACTATCATTAACAGCTAAGAGGCTGCATGAACGCAACCTCTTAGCTGTTATTTTTCATCTTTCACTCTTGTCATTTTAATATCCTTCAAAAGTTCTGTAATAACATGACCACCCATGATTAGCCCTGCCACAGACGGGACGAATGCATTTGAAGATGGAGGCATTTTAGCCTTTCTTATCGGTGCAGCATCATTACCAACTTCTTTACGAACTTCCTCACGAATTACGATCGGGCTTTCGTCTGAAAAGACCACTTTAATACCTTTTTTAATACCTTCTT includes:
- the cymR gene encoding cysteine metabolism transcriptional regulator CymR, translating into MKISTKGRYGLTIMIELARKHGEGPTSLKSIAQAHDLSEHYLEQLIAPLRNARLVKSIRGAYGGYILGDEPSNITSGDIIRVLEGPLSPVEVLEDEEPAKRQLWIRIRDAVKEVLDNTTLEDLASYTDGDQEPYMFYI
- a CDS encoding AI-2E family transporter; this encodes MRDNQIKWLLRITILLLGLLTVFVFFKLYSIWAPFFLMFKAIFIPFLISAFITYLLHPVIEKLHRTGMPRPISILIIYLLFFGLLGYGFYKGVPVLVNQLRDLSENFPQFSATYNRWIDSIHDQTDRWPDGIHDRIERMFEQTEEWLALTIERVINSLRSLFDYVLLLAIIPFLVFYMLKDYDQIKKAGWYLTPRRWRNEAIQFLKDIDHSLGSYIRGQLFVCLIIGTVAFLSLWFFHVKYPLILGLLIGVTNIIPYFGPVIGAVPALIIAATMSTKTVIIVVIIIFGLQFIEGNILGPLIVGKSLHMHPIVIMLALLAGGEIAGVVGLMLAVPIVVILRVVIVHLAQFRRQH
- a CDS encoding YrzQ family protein; the protein is MNRTLTSLITMGVGAAAYHLSRNTNMMNNRSMKKMRKRVMKMF
- the mnmA gene encoding tRNA 2-thiouridine(34) synthase MnmA; the encoded protein is MTKDPKDIRVVVGMSGGVDSSVAALRLKEQGYDVIGIFMKNWDDTDENGVCTATEDYNDVIEVCNQIGIPYYAVNFEKQYWDKVFTYFLDEYKAGRTPNPDVMCNKEIKFKAFLEHAMSLGADYLATGHYARVEYRDGEYKMLRGVDENKDQTYFLNQLGQEQLSKVMFPLGDIEKPLVREMAKKANLATATKKDSTGICFIGERNFKEFLSGYLPAQPGMMKTLDGEVKGKHDGLMYYTIGQRHGLGIGGSGEPWFAVGKDLKKNVLYVDQGFHNDLLYSDSITATNMSWVSDKQVTDLTCTAKFRYRQQDNEVTVKMIDEKTAKVTFKEPIRAVTPGQAVVFYDGDTCLGGGTIDEVFKNGEKLWYVG
- a CDS encoding YczE/YyaS/YitT family protein; translated protein: MKSYKRNTLELLLKWSIFFIGLFIMSFGIVLTIKADLGVSAWDVLHIGLYKQFGLSIGSWTIMIGGLVLFSASLLTRKLPQVGAFINMFTIGIFIDLFLYIPVLKTPEFFLGKMMMLLMGIIILCYGMGLYISAKCGAGPRDSLMIALVEKTGKSITFIRAWIEVIVLFIGWLLGGPVFIGTVIATISLGYVAGVMIPFCQNTTNLLFVKLLNKNQFQTSLLDRGM
- a CDS encoding PRC-barrel domain-containing protein — protein: MRTFSKLKGLPVYCSSSADLLGHVTNVCLSSKGFILGLMMDGKGLFQRDRFVPLDSIYAVGDNGVMVEERDKLLSIHEMKKQYTYNTYDDLCNKAVLTKEGEKLGLLEDVYFSEKMDTIEAYELTDGFFADIAEGKKVVKASGEPLSIGKDAIVIELY
- a CDS encoding cysteine desulfurase family protein; translated protein: MKKVYLDHAATSPIHPDVADQMMKVMTDTFGNPSSIHSFGREARRILDESRRMLANSIGASPGELIFTSGGTEADNLAIIGTALANQEIGKHIITTEIEHHAVLHTCKYLEKMGYDITYLPVNESGLISVDDLKQHITDQTVLVSIMFGNNEVGSIQPVREIGKLLKEYPAYFHTDAVQAYGIEEINVQELGVDLLTASAHKINGPKGIGFLYAKAGIKLQPSLYGGEQELKRRAGTENVAGISGFSRAAEIATSNREGKREEFMKYKQEMISIFKEHDIQFEVNGELSGLPHVLNIYFPKTQIESLLVNLDLAGIAASSGSACTAGSVDPSHVLVSMFGKDSDRIISSVRFSFGLGVSLEDIRYAAYEISKIVKRVTA
- the recD2 gene encoding SF1B family DNA helicase RecD2, with the translated sequence MQESADLFGEKERYVKGLVKVVIFHNEQNLYSVLKVRVHETSEDIEDKEITVTGYFPLLHEDDTYTFFGSFTNHPKFGLQFQTEHFRKEIPQTKEGIIQYLSSDLFKGIGKKTAEAIVEKLGESAISKILQNPSILDDIPKVNKDKAKQLVDALISHQGLEQIMIALNQFGFGPQLAMKIYQTYQDETLTIIQENPYQLVQDVEGIGFVRADELGEHLGISGKSAERIKAACHYNVEHLCLQEGHVYVTTEQLIVKTKELLDHSKKETIHESDIANEIIALGKEGKMIVEENRAYLPSLYFAEQGLVKNINKILDQTEYEDLFPESEFLLSLGNLEERMNVQYAPTQKDAIQKALMSPMLLLTGGPGTGKTTVIKGIVELYSDLHGCSLDPKDYKKEEPFPIVLVAPTGRAAKRMSEATGMPAVTIHRLLKWNGADGFEHDEENPIAGKLLIIDEVSMVDIWIANQLFKALPKEIQVIMVGDEDQLPSVGPGQVLRDLLASQVIPTVRLTDIYRQAEGSSIIELAHDIKEGRLPQNIAAPTSDRSFIRCSQVQMKEVIGKIIQSALKKGYTARDIQILAPMYRGPAGIDQLNKLLQELFNPKASGKRELKFGDVVYRNGDKVLQLVNQPDSNVFNGDIGEIVSIFYAKENTEKEDMIVVSFDGNEVTYTKQDFNQFTHAFCCSIHKSQGSEFPIVIMPIVKGYYRMLRRNLIYTAVTRSKKSLVLCGELDALEWGIKNNESSERQTSLMLKLGADQIKDLELDELQKQLPFPLEDANIGMENLTPYDFMEASEI
- a CDS encoding tetratricopeptide repeat protein codes for the protein MDINQRGIEAMQKGEFEEAATLFSEAIEQKPNNPISYINFGNLLSAVNEPEKALKFYEKAIEINEDSATAYYGAGNVYFNQENYDEAKNMYEQALKKGLDQGDLHFMLGMCLFNLGQNRLALPYFQRAVELNENDSDAKFQYGLCLAQLELIDEALVQFEEVIELDDQHADAFYNIGVAYAFKEKSEKAIEMLNKALEIQPDHMLAGHALKIMNGNMEK
- a CDS encoding replication-associated recombination protein A, which encodes MNGEPLAFRMRPKSIDEVVGQKDIIGEKTSLYKMIKNGYVPSMLLYGEPGVGKTSIAFAIAGTTSIPFIALNATTAGKKDVEAVVEETRLTGKVILFLDEIHRFNKAQQDYLLPHVERGDIILIGATTENPFHDVNPAIRSRCGQIKQLTRLTVDDIGLLLQRALKDEKNGLGMMSIQISEEQVKKIAYGANGDARKSLTLLESIVYSSAKEGDTYIVEDSIINDLTGNTGVYGDKKGTHFYNLLSSLQKSIRGSDVDAALYYLAHLLETGDLIAVNRRLVVIAYEDIGLANTAVGNNVLSAVIASERLGLPEARIPLSVAVVEMCLSSKSNSAYKALDMAIADVRTGKVGEIPMHLRDGHYAGSKVLGHVGYKYPHDYPIGTFGGWVQQEYLPSNLKGTKYYQPMEAGEEKRLSAIYYKLEQFKKNNQ